One Setaria italica strain Yugu1 chromosome I, Setaria_italica_v2.0, whole genome shotgun sequence DNA window includes the following coding sequences:
- the LOC101766274 gene encoding uncharacterized protein LOC101766274 — protein MDRAPPRGAPRDAVGQRWLAVFAFQAVLSAAASALHLAASPRGRRHPLLGVPAGLLLALHPLLACAAAGLLALALLLTASPHPRPPPLQRRTLATALLAAAGALFVGAAAAILPEDAGWAAVAGLGFRGAVLGAVFAAHYFGRRRWLLQFPVVQRPLFYGLKMGLLPSGKKSLKVSLQAFCLSFALILLLPWQFRNGGSIGSQILTQISIFIVTAGVSFCLEISHHFVQVVHTRRCSFAPPQSTAAAETNPTEFILETLEQSDPRSLIQYLAYQDLCVVSECNLEPWRRAAFFEESGETYKRIVTACLKPLEGFSSKVAQALEYDPELISQQYVLINAFDDSQICTWCARTLAGLTARSRQEDRYGVAQLTGCNAAVMTTLLSALVAIEACLGKKTNPLPVHLGPESIRWAQFSTVRTGTGTAIASKQVGLHKKACAMADVLRTSVYQIVSAFIDDLRANAKPASLEKNWISEGRKPVYGSQAVLVQKLSLFIEYRAV, from the exons atggaccgggccccgccgcgcggcgcgccccGCGACGCCGTGGGCCAGCGGTGGCTCGCCGTCTTCGCCTTCCAGGCCGTCCTatcggccgccgcctcggcgctcCACCTCGCGGCGTcaccgcgcggccgccgccacccgctcctcggcgtccccgccggcctcctcctcgcgctccacCCGCTcctggcctgcgccgccgcggggctccTCGCGCTGGCGCTCCTCCTCACCGCGTCCCCGCACCCGCGCCCTCCCCCGCTGCAGCGCCGCACGCTAGCgaccgccctcctcgccgcggccggcgcgctcttcgtcggcgccgccgcggcgatccTCCCCGAGGACGCCGGGTGGGCGGCGGTCGCTGGGCTCGGATTCCGCGGGGCCGTGCTGGGTGCCGTCTTCGCCGCGCACTACTTTGGCCGTCGGAGGTGGTTGCTCCAGTTCCCCGTCGTGCAG CGGCCTTTATTCTACGGATTGAAGATGGGACTTCTGCCATCTGGGAAAAAGTCCCTAAAAGTGTCGCTTCAGGCCTTCTGCCTTTCATTTGCCCTGATTTTACTCCTTCCTTGGCAATTCAGAAACGGAGGCTCTATTGGAAGCCAAATACTCACTCAGATCAGCATTTTTATAGTGACTGCTGGTGTTTCCTTCTGTTTGGAAATAAGCCATCATTTTGTCCAG GTCGTACATACAAGGAGGTGCAGTTTTGCTCCACCTCAGAGCACTGCCGCTGCTGAGACTAATCCCACTGAATTTATCCTGGAAACATTGGAACAAAGCGATCCACGATCATTAATACAATATCTTGCTTACCAAGATTTGTGTGTGGTATCTGAGTGTAACTTGGAACCTTGGCGCCGAGCTGCCTTCTTTGAAGAATCTGGTGAAACATATAAAAGAATTGTGACAGCTTGTTTGAAGCCACTTGAGGGGTTTTCTTCAAAAGTCGCTCAAGCCCTTGAATACGATCCAGAATTGATATCGCAACAGTACGTACTCATCAATGCATTTGATGATTCTCAG ATATGCACGTGGTGTGCTCGGACATTGGCAGGATTAACCGCGCGCTCACGCCAGGAGGATCGTTATGGAGTTGCTCAGCTCACTGGCTGCAATGCTGCCGTGATGACTACATTGCTATCTGCTCTAGTGGCAATTGAGGCATGTTTAGGAAAGAAAACGAACCCACTGCCTGTGCACTTGGGTCCTGAAAGCATTAGGTGGGCTCAGTTCTCCACAGTACGAACTGGCACTGGAACTGCAATTGCAAGCAAGCAAGTTGGTTTGCACAAGAAAGCTTGTGCCATGGCGGATGTTCTTAGGACTTCAGTTTATCAAATAGTTTCTGCATTCATCGATGACCTGCGAGCAAATGCAAAACCAGCAAGTTTGGAGAAGAATTGGATCAGTGAAGGGAGAAAGCCTGTATATGGTTCCCAAGCAGTGTTGGTTCAGAAGTTGAGTTTGTTTATTGAGTACCGTGCTGTCTGA
- the LOC101766558 gene encoding uncharacterized ATP-dependent helicase C29A10.10c, whose amino-acid sequence MLLKNHRTVTCAPTNTAVVEVASRVLGLMEESSGGGGGKKCFLSDVVLFGNEDRMGVHGNLAKIFLESRVGRLQQCLMPGTGWTQSLSSMLGLLEHPLVQYDRYIEGIEKEISDLVSEENEIRDELALSLRKREQLSNKKIAEKVQGMQKKLLVIEKKVREIKKDKMSFQAYFQSNYTPLVNELCGCVETFGNDLPRSATSEENFRLMAEVPPLLEGFGELVQSEPDEQLQALFKNEEDERSLSSLFRSLVTQVQAHVSFELKEARSSCVQKLRDLSVSFQLPDMFDSRMIEEFLLRRAKSVLCTASSSYRLHYLPNAQPFEVLVVDEAAQLKECESLIALQLPGVRHAVLIGDEYQLPALVKSKVCEDAEFGRSLFQRLTSLKQPKHLLDVQYRMHPWISKFPVQSFYGGQITDGPNVLNRDYERRYLTGPMYGAYSFINVDGGNESTGKHDRSLINPVETAAVARIVQRLFKVRVIDVRAESVDTGRAVRVGVVSPYKGQVRAIQEKLTGAYAMREGFSVKVRSVDGFQGAEEDVIIFSAVRSNTAGKIGFLADINRTNVALTRAKHCLWILGDAKTLACGKTIWREIVADAKDRGCFFDAKDDKDLSNAIIKAANEVENLLKLDSLRIGSGSRPGVRS is encoded by the exons ATGCTTCTCAAGAACCACAGGACAGTGACCTGCGCTCCGACGAACACCGCGGTGGTGGAGGTCGCATCTCGGGTCCTTGGTCTCATGGAGGAgtcctccggtggcggcggtggaaagAAGTGCTTTCTGAGTGATGTCGTGCTGTTCGGCAACGAGGACAGGATGGGCGTGCACGGGAACCTAGCAAAGATTTTCTTGGAGTCCCGTGTTGGACGTCTGCAACAGTGCTTGATGCCAGGCACAGGGTGGACACAGTCGCTGAGTTCCATGCTTGGACTTCTTGAGCATCCTTTGGTTCAGTATGACAGGTACATTGAGGGCATAGAAAAAGAGATAAGTGATTTGGTTTCAGAAGAGAATGAGATAAGGGACGAACTTGCCCTTTCTCTAAGAAAGAGAGAGCAACTTTCTAACAAAAAGATTGCCGAGAAAGTTCAGGGGATGCAGAAAAAATTACTGGTTATAGAGAAAAAAGTTCGGGAAATAAAGAAAGACAAAATGTCATTCCAGGCCTACTTCCAAAGCAACTACACACCGCTTGTGAATGAGTTATGCGGTTGTGTCGAAACTTTTGGTAATGATCTTCCTAGATCTGCAACATCTGAAGAAAATTTTCGCCTCATGGCAGAGGTGCCGCCGTTGCTTGAAGGGTTTGGCGAACTTGTGCAGTCTGAACCAGATGAACAGCTACAAGCACTGttcaaaaatgaagaagatgaaagaTCACTCTCTTCATTGTTCCGGAGTCTGGTAACTCAGGTGCAGGCCCATGTTAGTTTCGAGCTGAAGGAAGCAAGATCCTCGTGTGTTCAGAAGCTACGGGACCTGTCTGTTAGCTTTCAGCTTCCGGACATGTTTGACAGCCGAATGATCGAAGAGTTCTTGCTTCGGAGGGCTAAGAGCGTGCTCTGCACAGCTTCTAGTTCATACCGTCTGCACTACCTGCCAAATGCCCAGCCGTTCGAGGTCCTTGTCGTGGACGAGGCAGCGCAGCTGAAGGAGTGCGAGTCACTGATAGCTCTGCAACTCCCTGGGGTCCGTCATGCTGTGCTCATCGGTGATGAGTACCAGCTACCAGCACTAGTCAAAAGCAAG GTTTGTGAGGATGCAGAATTTGGAAGGAGCCTGTTCCAGAGGCTGACATCCTTAAAGCAGCCCAAGCACCTCCTCGACGTGCAGTACAGAATGCACCCATGGATCAGCAAGTTCCCTGTCCAGAGCTTCTACGGCGGCCAGATTACCGACGGCCCGAACGTCCTGAACAGAGACTACGAGAGGCGATACCTGACCGGTCCCATGTACGGCGCATACTCATTCATCAACGTGGACGGCGGCAACGAGAGCACCGGCAAGCATGACCGGAGCCTGATCAACCCAGTCGAGACAGCGGCGGTTGCCCGGATCGTGCAAAGGCTGTTCAAAG TACGTGTAATCGACGTGCGCGCAGAGTCGGTTGACACAGGGAGGGCAGTGCGCGTGGGCGTGGTGTCGCCGTACAAGGGCCAGGTCCGCGCCATCCAGGAGAAGCTCACCGGGGCGTACGCGATGCGCGAAGGGTTCTCGGTGAAGGTGCGGTCCGTGGACGGGTTCCAGGGCGCCGAGGAGGACGTGATCATCTTCTCCGCCGTGCGGAGCAACACCGCCGGCAAGATCGGCTTCCTCGCCGACATCAACCGCACCAACGTCGCCCTGACGCGGGCCAA GCATTGCCTGTGGATCCTGGGCGACGCGAAGACGCTGGCGTGCGGCAAGACGATCTGGCGTGAGATCGTGGCCGACGCCAAGGACAGGGGCTGTTTCTTTGACGCCAAGGACGACAAGGACCTCTCTAATGCCATAATCAAGGCCGCGAACGAAGTGGAGAATCTGCTGAAGTTAGATAGCCTGCGTATTGGCAGCGGGTCGCGGCCAGGGGTACGATCGTAA
- the LOC101765449 gene encoding uncharacterized protein LOC101765449: MAFLAPASLRAPIYVVAAASGRRSVLPAAVKATASSGSATSPHPILSSLRMAASAAVLLAATSPALACTPSAPPPPPAPLTAAVHPDDPIQDASHPFEKLIVESAALARAGRAEAARARLSAAEGCESYARLLAAQALFVEGKVDEAIAAFEELAREDPADYRPLFCQSVLYLVLGREAEGESMIERCREVGGDALLADPVMMVSEASAEAVDAEAGAEKVEPEPAEV; this comes from the coding sequence atggccttcCTCGCTCCCGCCTCCCTCCGCGCCCCCATCTACgtagtcgccgccgcctccggacgCCGCTCCGTGCTCCCCGCGGCCGTCAAAGCCACGGCCAGCTCCGGCTCCGCCACCTCTCCGCAccccatcctctcctccctccgcatggccgcctccgctgccgtcctcctcgccgccacctccccggcccTCGCGTGCACCccctccgcgcctccgcccccgcccgctCCCCTAACGGCCGCGGTCCACCCCGACGACCCCATCCAGGACGCCTCCCACCCGTTCGAGAAGCTCATCGTCGAGTCCGCCGCGCTCGCGCGCGCCGGCAGAGCGGAGGCTGCGCGCGCCCGCCTGTCTGCCGCAGAGGGATGCGAGAGCTATGCGCGCCTCCTCGCGGCGCAGGCGCTGTTCGTGGAGGGAAAGGTGGACGAGGCGATCGCCGCCTTCGAGGAGCTCGCGCGGGAGGACCCCGCCGACTACCGCCCTCTGTTCTGCCAGAGCGTCCTGTACCTCGTcctggggagggaggcggagggcgagTCCATGATCGAGCGCTGCCgcgaggtcggcggcgacgcgctATTGGCGGATCCGGTGATGATGGTCTCGGAGGCCAGTGCGGAAGCAGTTGACGCGGAGGCGGGTGCGGAGAAGGTAgagccggagccggcggaggtGTGA
- the LOC101765859 gene encoding cytosolic sulfotransferase 13 translates to MVAGEDGCADGFSKYEALASSLPTSRQGLGSLPYRKHDGFWYPEHLMAPALAMRDAFAARPTDVILATMPKSGTTWLKALVYSVVHRGRHAPADERHPLLASSPHELVPFLHSLYESRSPSAPPGQLLEEMPSPRVLAVHSPFTALPASVRESGCRVVYLCRDPKDAFVSLRHYLDEIKPEGSAMTPSAEAFDLFCDGVSPFGPVWDHMAEYWKESVARPGEVIFLRYEHLKEDAVGSVMRLAKFLGCPFTGEEVARGVPEAAVALCSMDRMRSVEANRSGVHGTASWSFKNSAFFRKGEVGDWKSHMTPEVAQRLDGIVEEKLRGSGLSLAIHRGSASRRFGSGLS, encoded by the exons ATggtcgccggcgaggacggGTGCGCGGACGGCTTCTCCAAGTACGAGGCGCTGGCGTCGTCCCTCCCGACCTCCAGGCAGGGCCTCGGGAGCTTACCGTACCGGAAGCACGACGGCTTCTGGTACCCGGAGCACCTgatggcgccggcgctggccatGCGGGACGCGTTCGCCGCCCGTCCGACTGACGTCATCCTCGCCACCATGCCCAAGTCCGGCACGACGTGGCTCAAGGCGCTCGTCTACAGCGTCGTGCACCGCGGCCGCCACGCGCCGGCCGACGAGCGCCACCCGCTGCTCGCCTCCAGCCCGCACGAGCTGGTCCCGTTCCTGCACTCCCTCTACGAGAGCCGATCGCCCTCAGCACCGCCCGGTCAGCTCCTGGAAGAGATGCCTTCCCCGCGCGTCCTGGCCGTGCACTCGCCGTTCACGGCCCTGCCGGCGTCGGTGCGGGAGTCCGGGTGCCGCGTCGTCTACCTCTGCCGGGACCCCAAGGACGCGTTCGTCTCGCTCCGCCACTACCTCGACGAGATCAAGCCAGAGGGGTCAGCCATGACGCCGTCCGCCGAGGCGTTCGACCTGTTCTGCGACGGCGTGTCGCCGTTCGGGCCGGTGTGGGACCACATGGCCGAGTACTGGAAGGAGAGCGTGGCGCGGCCGGGGGAGGTGATATTCCTCCGGTACGAGCACCTCAAGGAGGACGCCGTGGGGAGCGTGATGAGGCTGGCCAAGTTCCTCGGCTGCCCGTTCaccggcgaggaggtggcccgAGGCGTCCCTGAAGCTGCCGTTGCGCTATGCAGCATGGACAGGATGAGGAGCGTCGAGGCCAACCGGAGCGGGGTGCACGGGACGGCCAGTTGGTCGTTCAAGAACTCGGCCTTCTTCCGTAAGGgggaggtcggggactggaagTCGCACATGACGCCGGAGGTGGCGCAGAGGCTCGACGGCATCGTGGAGGAGAAGCTGCGAGGGTCTGGGCTCTCACTGGCAATTCATCGCGGTAGCGCGTCGCGCCG GTTTGGCTCTGGTTTGTCCTAG